A genomic window from Peptococcus niger includes:
- a CDS encoding uracil-DNA glycosylase, translated as MKAFLHNDWQGVLAGEFDQPYYQALREFLKKAYRQERVFPPMDAIYTALHETPYEAVRVVILGQDPYHGAGQAHGLAFSVQPGVRVPPSLRNIFIELHSDLGCPAPTDGYLLGWAQQGVLLLNTTLTVADGRPKSHAGHGWEQLTDAIIRALAERQTPMVFILWGSHAQSKIPLIGHQHHIIKSPHPSPLSAHRGFFGSRPFSRANAYLEADGLKPIAWCATHPEDLA; from the coding sequence ATGAAGGCATTTTTGCACAACGATTGGCAGGGCGTACTGGCAGGGGAGTTTGACCAGCCCTATTACCAGGCCCTGCGGGAATTTTTAAAAAAGGCCTACCGGCAGGAACGGGTTTTTCCGCCGATGGATGCCATTTACACCGCCTTGCATGAAACCCCTTATGAAGCCGTGCGCGTGGTTATCTTGGGCCAGGACCCCTATCATGGCGCCGGTCAAGCCCATGGCCTGGCCTTTTCCGTCCAGCCCGGCGTCCGGGTGCCGCCCTCCTTGCGCAATATCTTCATAGAGCTGCACAGTGATTTGGGCTGCCCTGCGCCCACCGATGGCTATCTCCTGGGTTGGGCCCAGCAGGGGGTGCTCCTGCTCAACACCACCTTGACCGTGGCGGACGGCCGGCCGAAAAGCCACGCCGGTCACGGTTGGGAGCAGCTGACAGATGCCATCATCCGGGCCCTGGCTGAGCGCCAGACCCCCATGGTGTTCATCCTCTGGGGGTCTCACGCCCAAAGCAAGATCCCCTTGATCGGCCACCAGCACCACATCATCAAAAGCCCTCATCCGAGCCCCTTGTCCGCCCATCGCGGTTTCTTCGGCTCCCGGCCCTTTTCCCGGGCCAATGCCTACCTGGAGGCCGACGGGCTGAAGCCCATTGCCTGGTGCGCCACCCACCCGGAAGACCTGGCATAG
- a CDS encoding phosphate ABC transporter substrate-binding protein has product MKKMKLIAMTLVAALSIGLLAGCGGGGNNESSGSEAAEGAASGGSQSITASGSTAILPLAKAAADEFKKDNADVSITINGGGSGSGLKQVAEGTVDIGNSDVEASAKLDESMAKDLVDHKVCVITMVPVINKDLAKDVPDVTKEQLKGIFTGKIKNWKEVGGPDEEIVLIVRPKTSGTRALFEEYALDGESGIDGALETDDSGSLLQNISDQKGAIGYVAYSYLVNNDAVAALGIDGVKPSLEATYNGEWPIWGYEHMYTKGAPSGVIKDYLDFIMGEAFGKTLEEKGYNITSKMKEER; this is encoded by the coding sequence ATGAAAAAAATGAAACTCATTGCCATGACGCTTGTTGCTGCACTCTCAATTGGCCTGCTTGCCGGTTGCGGCGGAGGCGGGAATAATGAAAGCTCCGGGTCAGAGGCAGCTGAAGGCGCTGCTTCCGGCGGTTCCCAAAGCATTACCGCAAGTGGGTCCACGGCCATCCTGCCCCTGGCCAAAGCAGCTGCTGACGAATTTAAAAAAGACAATGCGGATGTCTCCATTACGATCAACGGCGGCGGCTCCGGCAGCGGCTTAAAACAAGTGGCTGAAGGAACGGTTGACATCGGAAACTCTGACGTTGAAGCCTCTGCCAAGTTGGACGAAAGCATGGCCAAAGACCTGGTCGACCATAAGGTTTGCGTCATCACCATGGTGCCCGTCATCAACAAAGACCTGGCAAAAGATGTCCCTGATGTTACTAAGGAACAGTTAAAGGGCATTTTCACCGGTAAAATCAAAAACTGGAAAGAAGTCGGCGGCCCGGATGAAGAAATCGTCTTGATCGTTCGCCCGAAAACCTCCGGGACCCGGGCCCTCTTTGAAGAATACGCCCTGGACGGCGAATCCGGCATTGACGGCGCCTTGGAAACCGACGACAGCGGTTCCCTGCTGCAAAATATTTCCGACCAAAAAGGGGCCATCGGTTATGTGGCTTACTCTTACCTGGTCAACAACGACGCTGTTGCCGCCCTGGGCATTGACGGTGTCAAACCGAGCCTGGAAGCGACTTATAATGGCGAATGGCCGATCTGGGGCTATGAACACATGTACACCAAGGGTGCCCCCAGCGGCGTCATCAAAGACTACCTCGACTTTATCATGGGCGAAGCCTTTGGTAAAACCTTGGAAGAAAAAGGTTACAACATCACATCTAAAATGAAGGAAGAACGGTAG
- a CDS encoding winged helix-turn-helix domain-containing protein yields the protein MPDIVIIEDDAAIRKLVCYALDNDGYTAHGFDSAEAFHASDVKADLLILDIMLPDEDGISILKKIRARGDGANLPVMMLTAKGNEYDKVEALDLGADDYMTKPFGVMELLARVKALLRRAGRGLQPATEDAPIEIDKVRLDPARRTVEVDGREVHFTYKEFELLHYLMLNKGLALSRDQLLAAVWGFAAEGESRTVDMHIRLLRQKLGSQDHLIQTVRGVGYKLEAGEQN from the coding sequence ATGCCAGATATAGTCATTATTGAAGACGATGCCGCCATTCGGAAGCTGGTTTGTTACGCCCTTGACAACGATGGCTACACCGCCCACGGATTTGATTCAGCAGAAGCCTTCCACGCCTCAGACGTTAAAGCGGACCTGCTCATTTTAGACATCATGCTGCCCGATGAAGACGGAATCAGCATCTTAAAGAAGATTCGTGCCCGTGGCGATGGAGCCAACCTGCCCGTTATGATGCTCACCGCCAAGGGCAATGAATACGATAAGGTCGAAGCCCTGGACCTGGGCGCCGATGACTACATGACCAAGCCCTTCGGCGTCATGGAGCTTTTGGCCCGGGTCAAGGCCCTCCTGCGGCGGGCCGGCCGCGGCCTGCAACCGGCCACGGAAGATGCCCCGATCGAGATTGACAAGGTCCGGCTGGATCCGGCACGGCGAACCGTAGAAGTGGACGGCAGGGAGGTCCACTTTACCTACAAGGAGTTTGAACTGCTGCACTATCTCATGCTGAACAAGGGCCTGGCCCTTTCACGGGACCAGCTTTTGGCAGCGGTTTGGGGCTTTGCCGCCGAAGGCGAGAGCCGGACAGTGGACATGCACATCCGCCTCTTGCGGCAAAAACTCGGCAGCCAAGACCACCTCATCCAGACCGTTCGCGGCGTGGGCTATAAATTGGAAGCTGGTGAGCAAAATTGA
- the pstA gene encoding phosphate ABC transporter permease PstA yields the protein MSTPISKKAHRANNAATGIIYGLTGATLLLLAAIFLYVFYKAFHGFEWKLLSFTPEGIGNQFFNTIYMVFLALLFSVPLGVGAGIYMAEYAGVNKLTKAIRIAIETLSSLPSIVVGLFGYLVFILYVGASWNMISGALALAIINLPLLTTVTEDAFRALPDHYRSGSLALGATRWQTITRVLLPTAASRMITGVVLAAGRCFGEAAALLYTAGMSTDLNWSNWDLSSPTCPLNPIRPSETLALKIWSSRTESLATNAASLADVSSAALLLLVLIFGFLARYLAHRLDRLKDI from the coding sequence ATGAGTACACCCATCAGTAAAAAAGCCCATCGGGCAAATAATGCGGCCACCGGTATTATTTACGGATTGACCGGCGCAACCTTGCTGCTACTGGCGGCCATCTTCCTCTACGTCTTTTACAAGGCCTTTCACGGTTTTGAATGGAAGCTTCTGTCCTTTACGCCGGAGGGCATCGGCAACCAATTTTTCAATACGATATACATGGTCTTCCTGGCGCTCCTCTTTAGCGTGCCGCTGGGCGTCGGCGCCGGCATTTACATGGCCGAATACGCCGGTGTGAACAAGCTGACCAAGGCCATTCGCATTGCCATTGAGACCCTGTCGTCCTTGCCGTCCATCGTGGTCGGCCTCTTCGGCTACCTGGTCTTTATCCTCTACGTTGGCGCCTCCTGGAATATGATCTCCGGGGCCCTGGCCTTAGCCATCATCAACCTGCCCCTTTTAACGACGGTTACGGAAGATGCCTTTCGGGCCCTGCCGGACCACTACCGGTCCGGGAGCCTGGCTCTGGGGGCAACCCGCTGGCAAACCATTACCCGGGTGCTCCTGCCCACAGCCGCATCGCGGATGATTACCGGCGTGGTTCTGGCGGCCGGTCGCTGCTTCGGTGAAGCGGCAGCGCTCTTGTACACGGCCGGGATGAGCACCGATTTAAACTGGTCCAACTGGGACCTGTCCAGCCCGACCTGTCCCTTAAATCCAATCCGCCCGTCAGAAACCTTGGCGCTTAAAATTTGGTCCTCCCGGACCGAATCCTTGGCCACCAATGCGGCCTCTCTGGCCGATGTATCCTCAGCAGCCCTGCTCTTGCTGGTGCTGATTTTCGGCTTTTTGGCAAGGTACCTTGCCCATCGGCTGGATCGTTTGAAAGACATATAA
- the thiD gene encoding bifunctional hydroxymethylpyrimidine kinase/phosphomethylpyrimidine kinase, producing the protein MKTCLTIAGSDASGGAGIQADLKTFAAHGIYGMSVIVAVVAENTCEVRSVMDVSPQVIRDQIDCVMTDIPPDAVKIGMLSSQASMQAVADGLAAHRPKNVVIDPVMLAKDGSELMAPEALTLFKTGILPHATVFTPNIPEAEVLTGMTIRTEEDMRKAAKILLDMGAQTVLVKGGHLEGEAIDILDDGQSVHRFESARIQTKNTHGTGCTLSSAIAANLANGHSPAEAVQGAKAYITDAIAHSLALGKGNGPTHHFYRLYNEGLAWIED; encoded by the coding sequence ATGAAAACTTGTCTAACCATTGCCGGCTCAGATGCCTCCGGCGGCGCCGGCATTCAAGCCGATTTAAAGACCTTTGCCGCTCATGGCATTTACGGCATGAGCGTTATTGTTGCGGTCGTGGCGGAAAACACCTGTGAAGTCCGCTCGGTCATGGATGTTTCACCGCAGGTCATCCGGGACCAGATCGATTGCGTTATGACCGATATTCCACCGGATGCCGTTAAAATCGGCATGCTGTCCTCCCAGGCCTCCATGCAGGCCGTAGCCGACGGCCTGGCTGCCCATCGGCCGAAAAACGTCGTCATTGACCCGGTCATGCTGGCCAAAGACGGCAGTGAACTCATGGCCCCGGAAGCCCTGACCCTGTTTAAAACCGGTATCCTGCCCCATGCCACCGTCTTTACCCCCAATATTCCTGAAGCGGAAGTCCTCACCGGGATGACCATCCGGACAGAAGAGGACATGCGGAAGGCCGCTAAAATTTTATTGGACATGGGCGCTCAAACCGTCTTGGTCAAGGGCGGCCACCTGGAGGGAGAGGCCATCGACATTTTAGATGACGGCCAAAGCGTGCACCGGTTTGAAAGCGCCCGGATTCAAACCAAAAACACCCACGGCACCGGCTGCACCCTGTCCAGCGCCATTGCCGCCAACCTGGCCAACGGTCACAGCCCGGCCGAGGCTGTCCAAGGCGCCAAAGCCTATATCACCGATGCCATTGCCCACAGCTTGGCCCTCGGCAAGGGCAACGGTCCAACCCATCACTTTTACCGTCTTTACAATGAAGGCTTGGCCTGGATTGAAGACTAG
- the pstB gene encoding phosphate ABC transporter ATP-binding protein PstB, with the protein MTEEKKTAGAGLPDKASVQEAQLKAMQGKGGAATNGFHTGYDPDLKGKIEAHDLGLHYGDFEALKQINLAFPEKQITALIGPSGCGKSSLLKCLNRMNDLVPGAKVTGSLTIDGLDMYDPKVDLTSLRKRIGMVFQQPNPFPMSLYDNVAYGPRLHGTTNKRELDEIVERSLRGAALWDEVKDRLKRSALGISGGQAQRLCIARALAVEPEVLLMDEPTSALDPLSTASIEQLVTELKKDYTIIIVTHNMNQAVRISDRTVFFLLGEVVEENLTDELFSNPKDERTEDYITGRFG; encoded by the coding sequence ATGACTGAAGAAAAAAAGACAGCCGGTGCCGGCTTACCGGATAAGGCCTCTGTTCAAGAGGCCCAGCTGAAAGCCATGCAGGGCAAGGGTGGAGCAGCAACCAACGGTTTTCACACCGGCTATGACCCGGACCTGAAGGGTAAAATAGAAGCCCACGACCTTGGCCTGCACTACGGGGACTTTGAAGCCCTCAAGCAGATCAACCTGGCCTTCCCGGAAAAACAGATAACCGCCCTGATCGGCCCGTCCGGCTGCGGTAAATCATCCCTGCTCAAGTGCTTAAACCGGATGAACGACCTGGTACCCGGGGCTAAAGTGACCGGCAGTCTGACCATCGACGGTCTGGACATGTATGACCCGAAAGTAGACCTGACCTCTTTGCGCAAACGAATCGGCATGGTCTTCCAGCAGCCGAACCCCTTTCCCATGAGCCTTTACGACAACGTTGCTTACGGGCCCCGGCTGCACGGCACCACCAACAAACGGGAACTGGATGAAATTGTCGAGCGGTCCCTGCGTGGCGCGGCCCTTTGGGACGAGGTCAAAGACCGGCTGAAAAGGTCTGCCCTGGGGATCTCCGGCGGACAGGCCCAACGGCTGTGCATTGCCCGGGCCTTGGCCGTTGAGCCGGAAGTGCTCTTGATGGACGAGCCGACCAGCGCTTTAGACCCGCTGTCCACCGCCTCCATCGAACAACTTGTCACCGAATTGAAAAAGGATTACACTATTATCATCGTAACCCATAATATGAACCAAGCCGTTCGCATATCGGATCGCACGGTATTTTTCCTCCTCGGTGAAGTTGTGGAAGAAAACCTCACAGACGAGCTTTTCTCCAACCCGAAAGATGAACGCACAGAAGACTATATTACCGGGCGATTCGGTTAA
- the pstC gene encoding phosphate ABC transporter permease subunit PstC: MRDFKELLGRNAVRICGFSIIALTIAIALFLTVRGSESFTVYGHSLSEFLFSSEWRPEDNFTGGGKIGSAVYIVGSLLTCALALLLAVPPSLAVAIFMAELQPEVGNRYIKPAVELFVGIPSVVYGWVGLTVLVPAIAKLFDRPHGLSVLAAGLVLGLMIFPTITTLMNDALKAVPKSYRSAAYALGSTRWQVIWRVVIPAARSGLYTALIMGLARAFGEALAVAMVIGKSRVFPDSILAPTINLTAAIATDMGGATEGGEYNMALWSMALLLFIVALICIAVVHLFQMLEKRRHEK; encoded by the coding sequence ATGCGCGATTTTAAAGAACTCTTGGGCCGTAATGCGGTACGGATTTGCGGCTTTTCAATCATCGCTTTGACCATTGCCATTGCGCTGTTCCTGACTGTTCGCGGCAGTGAAAGCTTTACGGTGTACGGGCACAGCCTGAGTGAATTTCTCTTCTCATCAGAATGGCGCCCGGAAGACAATTTCACCGGCGGCGGGAAAATTGGCTCGGCGGTTTACATTGTCGGCTCACTGCTAACCTGTGCTTTAGCTCTGTTGCTGGCTGTGCCACCGTCTTTGGCGGTGGCCATTTTTATGGCGGAACTTCAGCCGGAAGTCGGCAACAGGTACATAAAACCGGCAGTTGAATTATTTGTGGGCATTCCTTCGGTCGTTTACGGGTGGGTTGGCTTAACGGTCCTGGTACCTGCCATTGCAAAGCTCTTTGATCGGCCCCACGGATTGTCGGTTTTAGCGGCAGGGTTGGTGCTGGGACTTATGATCTTCCCGACCATCACGACCTTGATGAACGACGCCTTAAAGGCGGTCCCGAAAAGCTATCGCTCAGCGGCCTATGCCCTGGGGTCCACCCGGTGGCAGGTCATTTGGCGGGTGGTCATCCCGGCTGCTCGGTCAGGCTTGTATACAGCGCTTATTATGGGATTGGCACGTGCTTTCGGTGAAGCCCTGGCGGTGGCCATGGTCATCGGTAAAAGCCGTGTTTTCCCGGACTCAATTTTGGCACCCACAATCAACTTAACCGCCGCCATTGCCACCGATATGGGCGGCGCCACAGAAGGCGGCGAATACAATATGGCCCTGTGGAGCATGGCGCTCCTGCTCTTTATCGTGGCCCTCATTTGCATTGCTGTCGTACATTTATTCCAGATGCTTGAAAAGCGTCGTCATGAAAAATAA
- a CDS encoding ABC transporter permease, whose product MGMLQDLLTYYNDNSGYLWLQFLRHFLISLYGVLFAALISIPAGFAIARRTKMANWLIGLANVIQTIPSLAMLSILMLGFGLGTTTVVLTVFLYSILPILKNTYTGVRNIDAGLIDTAKGMGMNPWQVRLKVELPLSLSVIMGGVRNALVLAIGITAIGTFIGAGGLGDIISRGINVADGGAIILAGAVPCAVMAILADLGLGLLERRLDPLARNRGSVKGL is encoded by the coding sequence ATGGGCATGTTGCAAGATTTGCTGACCTATTATAACGACAACAGCGGCTACCTTTGGCTGCAGTTTCTGCGCCATTTCCTGATTTCCCTATACGGGGTCTTGTTTGCCGCCCTGATCTCCATCCCGGCAGGCTTCGCCATTGCCAGACGGACCAAAATGGCCAATTGGCTGATCGGCCTTGCCAATGTGATCCAGACCATTCCTTCCCTGGCCATGCTCTCCATCCTGATGCTGGGCTTTGGCCTGGGGACGACGACGGTTGTCCTGACCGTCTTTCTCTACTCCATCTTGCCCATCTTGAAAAACACCTACACCGGTGTGCGCAATATTGATGCCGGCCTGATTGACACCGCCAAAGGCATGGGCATGAACCCCTGGCAAGTGCGGTTGAAGGTGGAATTGCCCCTGTCCCTGTCTGTAATTATGGGCGGTGTGCGCAATGCCCTGGTCCTGGCCATCGGCATTACGGCCATCGGTACCTTTATCGGCGCCGGCGGCTTGGGGGATATCATCAGCCGAGGCATTAATGTGGCCGATGGCGGCGCCATTATTTTAGCAGGGGCTGTGCCCTGTGCGGTCATGGCCATTCTTGCCGACTTGGGCTTGGGCCTTTTGGAACGCCGCCTGGATCCCCTGGCGCGGAACCGCGGGTCGGTGAAAGGCTTATGA
- the phoU gene encoding phosphate signaling complex protein PhoU, translating into MRERLDNEIMALNSELVRMVSYAEDAVNMATKALNEHTPDVVERAVEANAEVERLNQTIERRCLNILLKEQPVAGDLRLVSSTLKMITDVNRISDQAANIAEITLRHPDICGSTDSIPLRQMGEAGERMLSDVINAFVGKDLDLAKTVVDTDEVIDRLYRDLQQSLVAKIKNDADDVELAIQVILIAKYFERIGDHTVNMAHWVYYTMTGELKR; encoded by the coding sequence ATGAGAGAACGGTTAGATAATGAAATCATGGCGTTAAACAGCGAACTGGTCCGGATGGTCAGCTACGCTGAAGACGCCGTTAACATGGCCACAAAAGCCCTCAACGAACACACCCCTGACGTCGTCGAGCGGGCTGTTGAGGCCAATGCAGAAGTAGAACGCCTGAACCAAACCATTGAGCGGCGCTGCCTCAACATCCTGCTTAAAGAGCAGCCCGTTGCCGGTGACCTGCGCCTGGTTTCCAGCACCTTGAAAATGATCACGGACGTTAACCGCATCAGTGACCAGGCGGCCAATATTGCTGAAATAACCCTCCGCCATCCGGATATTTGCGGGTCTACAGACAGCATCCCCCTGCGGCAAATGGGCGAAGCCGGCGAACGGATGTTGAGCGATGTCATCAATGCCTTTGTGGGCAAGGACCTGGACTTGGCCAAGACCGTTGTGGATACAGATGAAGTGATAGACCGCCTCTACCGTGATTTGCAGCAAAGCCTGGTCGCCAAGATCAAGAATGATGCCGATGACGTTGAATTGGCCATTCAAGTAATCCTGATTGCCAAATATTTTGAGCGCATTGGGGACCATACGGTTAATATGGCCCATTGGGTTTACTACACCATGACCGGCGAGTTGAAGCGCTAG